A section of the Campylobacter lanienae NCTC 13004 genome encodes:
- the gdhA gene encoding NADP-specific glutamate dehydrogenase, with protein sequence MSVHEYINQTLENIKKSSPGQTTFLQAATEVLHTLEPLLEKEKKYLDHKIIDRIVMPERTTMFRVTYMNDKNEPCSHFGYRVEFNSALGPYKGGLRFHPSVCLDIIKFLGFEQIFKNSLTGLNMGGGKGGANFDPKGKSDGEIMRFCQAFMNELYKLIGDVKDVPAGDIGVGGREIGYMFGQYKKLTNRFDGALTGKGLDWGGSLVRVEATGYGSVYFAQEMLKKQNSSLEGKKCSISGAGNVAIYTAQKLYQLGALPITVSDSTGFIYDSEGIDVELLKRIKEVERKGLSEYAAAKPSAKFTPVSEYKAGTNGIWSVPCDAAFPSATQNELNLEDITTLYNNGCRLVCEGANMPSTLEAIDFMLSKKDFLFGPAKAANAGGVATSGLEMAQNASMQKWTFDEVDSKLHRIMTNIFEASYETSVEFGVPGNLVLGANIAGFRKVADAMIDQGYV encoded by the coding sequence ATGTCAGTACATGAGTATATCAACCAAACACTTGAAAATATCAAAAAGTCAAGTCCAGGTCAAACAACATTTTTACAAGCCGCTACAGAGGTTTTACATACTTTAGAACCACTTTTAGAAAAAGAGAAAAAGTATCTAGATCACAAAATCATAGATCGTATTGTAATGCCTGAAAGAACTACGATGTTTAGAGTGACTTATATGAATGACAAAAACGAACCTTGCTCACACTTCGGATATCGTGTAGAATTTAACTCTGCTCTTGGACCATATAAAGGTGGTTTGAGATTTCACCCATCAGTATGCCTTGATATCATCAAATTTTTAGGCTTTGAGCAAATCTTTAAAAACTCACTCACAGGCCTTAATATGGGCGGCGGTAAAGGCGGCGCAAATTTCGATCCAAAAGGCAAAAGCGATGGCGAGATTATGAGATTTTGTCAAGCTTTTATGAATGAATTATACAAATTAATCGGCGATGTAAAAGATGTTCCAGCTGGCGATATCGGCGTTGGTGGTCGTGAAATTGGCTATATGTTTGGTCAATATAAAAAACTAACAAATCGCTTTGATGGTGCTTTGACTGGTAAAGGACTAGACTGGGGTGGTAGCTTAGTAAGGGTAGAAGCTACTGGTTATGGCTCAGTATATTTCGCTCAAGAGATGCTTAAAAAACAAAATAGCAGCCTAGAAGGCAAAAAATGTTCAATAAGCGGTGCTGGCAATGTGGCTATATATACAGCTCAAAAACTATATCAACTTGGCGCACTTCCTATAACAGTTAGTGATTCAACTGGATTTATCTATGATAGCGAAGGTATCGATGTAGAGCTATTAAAACGCATTAAAGAGGTTGAGAGAAAAGGCCTTAGCGAGTACGCAGCGGCTAAACCAAGTGCAAAATTCACTCCAGTTAGCGAGTATAAAGCTGGTACAAATGGAATTTGGAGTGTTCCATGTGATGCTGCATTCCCAAGTGCTACACAAAATGAGCTAAATTTAGAAGATATCACAACTCTTTATAATAATGGTTGTAGATTGGTTTGTGAGGGTGCAAATATGCCTAGCACACTTGAGGCTATTGACTTTATGCTTAGCAAAAAAGATTTCTTATTTGGTCCTGCTAAGGCTGCAAATGCTGGCGGCGTGGCAACTAGTGGATTAGAAATGGCACAAAACGCAAGTATGCAAAAATGGACTTTCGATGAAGTAGATAGCAAACTTCACCGAATTATGACAAATATCTTTGAAGCTAGTTATGAAACTTCTGTTGAATTTGGCGTACCGGGCAACCTTGTTCTAGGAGCAAATATCGCAGGATTTAGAAAAGTCGCTGATGCGATGATCGATCAAGGATATGTATAA
- a CDS encoding MqnA/MqnD/SBP family protein: MLFGKIDYLNLLPFHVFLKRYPLSNQTKKSIEFKKGTPAKLCEDLSKRRIDAAIISSIESRNPKYTKLNLGICAKGAVKSVLVRKNSPKKLDPASKSSNMLGKILSLNGEIIIGDEALRQYIKDGGDKFYDMGEIWYQKTGLPFVFGLFCCNKNKNLYKKIINQFLKQKIKIPKYILNEYSKSRNIHPNMILWYLEHISYGIKNREKLALKKFISLAKKHNFHP, encoded by the coding sequence ATGCTATTTGGCAAGATTGATTATCTAAATTTGCTTCCATTTCATGTATTTTTAAAGCGCTACCCACTAAGCAATCAAACTAAAAAATCTATTGAATTCAAAAAAGGCACCCCAGCAAAATTATGCGAAGATCTAAGCAAAAGGCGAATCGATGCCGCCATCATCTCAAGCATAGAGAGCAGAAATCCAAAATACACAAAACTAAATTTAGGAATATGCGCCAAAGGTGCGGTAAAATCAGTCTTAGTGCGTAAAAATAGCCCCAAAAAACTAGACCCCGCATCTAAGAGTTCAAATATGCTTGGTAAAATTTTGTCGCTTAATGGAGAGATAATAATAGGAGATGAAGCATTAAGACAATATATAAAAGATGGTGGGGATAAATTTTATGATATGGGTGAAATTTGGTATCAAAAAACGGGGTTACCTTTTGTTTTTGGGCTATTTTGCTGCAATAAAAATAAAAATTTGTATAAAAAAATTATTAATCAATTCTTAAAGCAAAAAATAAAGATACCAAAATACATACTCAATGAGTATTCAAAAAGTAGAAATATCCATCCAAATATGATTTTATGGTATCTAGAGCATATTAGTTATGGTATCAAAAACAGGGAAAAATTAGCCCTAAAAAAATTTATTTCACTAGCAAAAAAGCATAATTTTCACCCATAA
- the pseB gene encoding UDP-N-acetylglucosamine 4,6-dehydratase (inverting) has translation MFNNKNILITGGTGSFGKKYTKILLENYKPNKIIIYSRDELKQYEMAQEFNSSIMRYFIGDVRDESRLNTAMNGVDFVIHAAAMKHVPIAEYNPMECIKTNIHGAQNVINASIKNRVEKVIALSTDKACNPVNLYGATKLASDKLFIAANNIVGLAPTRFSVVRYGNVVGSRGSVVPLFKKLIENGAKELPITDERMTRFWITLEDGVKFVLKNFERMQGGELFIPKIPSMKITDLAATLAPNLPTKIIGIRPGEKLHEIMISADDALHSLEFSDHYVIMPSIKFYDKQADFAINKLGEKGYSVGSEFEYRSDNNTQWLDEKSLKDMIERI, from the coding sequence GTGTTTAACAATAAAAATATTCTCATCACAGGCGGAACTGGTAGCTTCGGTAAAAAATATACCAAAATTTTATTAGAAAACTATAAGCCAAATAAGATAATAATCTACTCAAGAGATGAGCTAAAACAATATGAAATGGCTCAAGAATTTAATAGCTCTATTATGCGTTATTTCATCGGCGATGTAAGAGATGAGAGTAGATTAAATACCGCTATGAATGGTGTGGATTTTGTTATCCACGCTGCTGCTATGAAGCATGTACCAATAGCTGAGTATAACCCAATGGAGTGTATCAAGACAAATATCCATGGCGCTCAAAATGTTATAAACGCCTCTATCAAAAATAGAGTAGAAAAGGTAATTGCTCTAAGCACAGATAAAGCGTGTAATCCAGTAAATTTATATGGTGCTACAAAGTTAGCTAGCGATAAGCTCTTTATCGCTGCTAATAATATCGTAGGCCTAGCGCCAACTAGATTTAGTGTTGTAAGATATGGAAATGTAGTTGGGTCTAGGGGCTCGGTCGTTCCATTATTTAAAAAACTCATAGAAAATGGCGCTAAGGAGCTACCTATCACAGATGAGAGAATGACTCGATTTTGGATTACGCTTGAAGATGGGGTTAAATTTGTCCTTAAAAATTTCGAAAGAATGCAAGGCGGAGAGCTATTTATACCTAAAATTCCATCTATGAAAATCACAGATTTAGCTGCTACTTTGGCACCGAATTTACCTACTAAAATAATTGGTATTAGACCAGGTGAGAAGCTACATGAGATTATGATAAGTGCCGATGATGCCCTACATAGCTTGGAATTTAGCGATCATTATGTTATTATGCCATCTATCAAATTTTATGATAAACAGGCTGATTTTGCTATTAATAAGCTTGGAGAAAAGGGCTATAGCGTTGGTAGCGAATTTGAGTATCGCTCTGATAATAACACCCAATGGCTAGATGAAAAATCGCTAAAAGATATGATAGAGAGGATTTAA
- a CDS encoding iron receptor CfrA, producing MVKNLIFALLFLAISANARYVGGLVATVDNEPITTYELNSVMAKTNLDKNEALNLLIRDKIELAQIKRLNISVSEFEIEQKIAQLAAANNMSVEGFKSAVKSRGTSDEQLREDMAISIKKERLYAGILNTPTQNITPQNARRFYENNAGAFLQFGSISLIRYISNDANALNRQAKNYKADIKGVEKEYLTLNSANITPRLAYTLNTTKNGEFTPILESPSGLERFYIVSKSGSVLPPFEAVEEAVVDKMIEQEREIAMMDYFNKLKAKANIKYIQK from the coding sequence ATGGTTAAAAATTTGATTTTTGCTTTGCTATTTTTGGCTATTAGTGCTAATGCGAGATATGTTGGTGGTTTGGTGGCTACTGTGGATAATGAGCCAATTACCACATATGAGCTAAATAGCGTGATGGCTAAGACAAATTTAGATAAAAATGAAGCTTTAAATTTGTTAATAAGAGATAAGATTGAGCTAGCTCAGATAAAAAGGCTAAATATAAGTGTGAGCGAATTTGAGATTGAACAAAAAATTGCCCAATTAGCCGCAGCCAATAATATGAGCGTTGAGGGCTTTAAATCTGCGGTAAAATCACGAGGCACTAGTGATGAGCAACTCCGTGAAGATATGGCAATTTCAATTAAAAAAGAGAGACTCTATGCTGGGATTTTAAATACCCCAACTCAAAATATCACACCGCAAAATGCTAGGAGATTTTATGAGAATAATGCGGGAGCGTTTTTACAATTTGGAAGTATTAGCTTGATACGATATATCTCTAATGACGCTAATGCCTTAAATAGACAAGCTAAAAATTATAAAGCCGATATAAAAGGGGTAGAAAAAGAGTATTTAACTCTAAATTCAGCCAATATCACTCCAAGATTAGCCTATACGCTAAACACTACCAAAAATGGCGAATTTACCCCTATTTTAGAGTCTCCATCAGGATTAGAGAGATTTTATATCGTATCTAAAAGTGGCTCAGTTTTGCCGCCATTTGAAGCAGTAGAAGAAGCTGTTGTAGATAAGATGATAGAGCAAGAAAGAGAGATAGCCATGATGGATTATTTCAATAAATTAAAAGCCAAAGCAAATATAAAATATATCCAAAAATAG
- a CDS encoding L,D-transpeptidase family protein — MKKLLVLLLTAIYLFGGELEDLYLKGGIKAVQDKIEKNLQSPKYWSDSLKDKDLRYGYHDDKSRLIIVADKTAKNISINQYENGKIKELQNNEMITGLMGEKLLEGDLKTPVGVYDITRRFTPPTTYYGPVAFSLSYPNLYDKLRKRTGSGIWIHGYPMEGDVRENELETKGCLAMKNDILENFEDIVQNNKAIVIISEKGAPKSNRDDIAVILAELFAWKDAWTKSDLDRYIGFYHSDFRRFDGMKLAEFTQMKKRVFSKNESKIIEFQNFNITPYPNTDDKNIYRVNFSEKYRADSYNFNGDKTLYVEVADNKMKILVEE; from the coding sequence GTGAAAAAATTACTAGTTTTATTATTAACAGCTATCTATTTATTTGGTGGTGAGTTAGAAGATCTATATCTAAAAGGTGGTATAAAAGCCGTCCAAGACAAAATAGAAAAAAATTTACAAAGCCCAAAATATTGGAGCGATAGCTTAAAAGATAAGGATTTAAGATATGGCTATCACGACGATAAAAGCAGGTTAATTATAGTAGCCGATAAAACAGCTAAAAATATATCAATTAACCAATATGAAAATGGCAAGATAAAAGAGCTTCAAAATAATGAGATGATTACTGGATTAATGGGTGAAAAGCTATTAGAAGGGGATTTGAAAACCCCAGTTGGCGTATATGATATTACACGCAGATTTACCCCGCCTACTACATATTATGGGCCAGTGGCATTTAGCTTATCTTATCCAAATTTATATGACAAACTTCGCAAAAGAACAGGCAGCGGTATATGGATACACGGATATCCTATGGAGGGCGATGTAAGAGAAAATGAGCTAGAGACTAAAGGTTGCTTGGCTATGAAAAATGATATTTTAGAAAATTTTGAAGATATCGTCCAAAACAACAAAGCCATAGTAATCATAAGCGAAAAGGGCGCACCAAAATCCAATAGAGATGATATAGCGGTGATTTTGGCTGAGTTATTTGCGTGGAAGGATGCTTGGACTAAGAGTGATTTGGATAGATATATAGGATTTTATCATAGTGATTTTCGCCGTTTTGATGGGATGAAGTTGGCTGAATTTACTCAGATGAAAAAGAGAGTTTTTAGCAAAAATGAGAGCAAAATAATTGAATTCCAAAACTTCAATATAACTCCATATCCAAATACAGATGATAAAAATATATATCGTGTAAATTTCAGCGAAAAATATAGAGCCGATTCATATAACTTCAATGGTGATAAAACTCTATATGTAGAAGTAGCGGATAATAAGATGAAAATTTTAGTAGAGGAGTAA
- a CDS encoding copper chaperone PCu(A)C: protein MFRYILTSAAVAISLNAQILITKQYIKETPPNAKNSAAFMSIENQDSKDIELVSASSNVSKVSELHTHITQDGMKQMIQIPSIKIPANSKVDLKPGGLHIMLIGLNKDINNQNVDLNLTFSDGKTYELKAIPVKKVVPIKMH from the coding sequence ATGTTTAGATATATTCTAACCTCAGCGGCAGTTGCTATTAGCTTAAATGCCCAAATTCTAATCACCAAACAATATATCAAAGAGACCCCACCAAACGCCAAAAATAGCGCCGCTTTTATGAGTATCGAAAATCAAGATTCTAAAGATATTGAGCTAGTTTCAGCTAGTAGCAATGTAAGCAAAGTAAGCGAACTTCACACTCATATCACGCAAGATGGTATGAAACAGATGATCCAAATCCCAAGCATCAAAATCCCAGCCAACTCTAAGGTAGATTTAAAGCCAGGTGGATTACATATAATGTTAATTGGCTTAAATAAAGATATTAATAACCAAAATGTGGATCTAAATTTAACATTTAGCGATGGCAAAACTTATGAATTAAAAGCCATCCCAGTTAAAAAAGTCGTCCCTATCAAAATGCATTAA
- a CDS encoding DUF411 domain-containing protein, which produces MKKYIFALALALPLFAQERLIHVYKSPSCGCCGLWESYMEKNGYKISSHASDDFIKIKEKLNIKDEYQSCHTGVIDGYAIEGHVPSSVVDWLLENKPNGVIGISAPGMPMGSPGMEQGIEEIYSVILMKNDGSSEIFGYYKGDKKI; this is translated from the coding sequence GTGAAAAAGTATATTTTTGCTCTTGCTTTGGCTCTACCTTTGTTTGCTCAAGAGAGATTAATCCATGTTTATAAGTCGCCATCATGTGGTTGTTGTGGGCTTTGGGAAAGTTATATGGAGAAAAATGGCTATAAAATCAGCTCTCATGCTAGTGATGATTTTATAAAAATTAAAGAAAAATTAAATATCAAAGATGAGTATCAAAGTTGTCACACAGGGGTTATCGATGGTTACGCTATTGAAGGGCATGTGCCTAGTAGCGTTGTGGATTGGTTATTAGAAAATAAACCTAATGGTGTGATAGGAATTTCAGCCCCTGGTATGCCTATGGGAAGTCCTGGGATGGAGCAAGGAATAGAGGAGATATATTCTGTAATTTTGATGAAAAATGATGGCTCAAGTGAGATTTTTGGATATTATAAGGGTGATAAAAAGATTTAA
- a CDS encoding metal ABC transporter permease, translating into MQNAILAGILVSIACGVIGSLIVINKMTFIAGGVAHGAYGGIGIAFYFGFSALFGAAGFAVAIGLLIAFISSKNRDRIDSIIGAIWAFGMSVGIIFVDLSPGYNADLMSYLFGSILAVSTEDLIFMSVLDTVFVLFALLFYTQICAFCFDSEFAKLRGINVGFLYYLMSLLIALCVVSTISVVGLILVIALLSIPPYIAEKFSPNLAIMMVLSAILSAIFILCGLILSCYFDLTSGAAIIAVATIAFFIAEFCKRG; encoded by the coding sequence ATGCAAAATGCTATTTTGGCTGGGATTTTGGTTAGTATAGCTTGTGGGGTGATTGGCTCATTAATTGTGATAAATAAGATGACTTTTATCGCTGGTGGCGTAGCTCATGGGGCTTATGGTGGGATAGGAATTGCCTTTTATTTTGGTTTTTCGGCTCTGTTTGGTGCGGCTGGATTTGCTGTGGCGATAGGGCTTTTAATAGCCTTTATAAGTAGCAAAAATCGTGATAGGATAGATAGTATAATAGGTGCGATCTGGGCATTTGGGATGTCTGTTGGGATAATTTTTGTCGATCTTAGCCCTGGATATAATGCTGATTTGATGAGCTATCTTTTTGGTTCTATTTTGGCTGTTAGCACAGAAGATCTGATATTTATGAGTGTTTTGGATACTGTTTTTGTCTTATTTGCTTTATTGTTTTATACTCAAATTTGTGCTTTTTGCTTTGATAGTGAATTTGCTAAATTGCGTGGGATTAATGTAGGGTTTTTATATTATTTGATGAGTCTGCTTATCGCACTTTGTGTGGTTAGTACTATTAGTGTTGTGGGGCTTATTTTGGTGATTGCTTTGCTTAGTATTCCGCCTTATATCGCAGAGAAATTTAGCCCAAATTTGGCTATAATGATGGTTTTATCGGCGATTTTATCGGCGATTTTTATCTTATGCGGATTGATACTTAGCTGCTATTTTGACCTTACTAGCGGTGCGGCGATAATAGCAGTAGCGACTATAGCGTTTTTTATCGCAGAGTTTTGTAAAAGAGGATAG
- the cmeU gene encoding CmeU family protein, whose product MDEKELVKKQIEEFLAARGRFFEVLDASVPKKGNSTAFDFDACNEPSLKALYKEFYAYDYAIRKMLPHIYKKFDLSFNV is encoded by the coding sequence ATGGATGAAAAAGAGCTAGTAAAAAAACAGATTGAAGAGTTTTTGGCCGCTAGGGGGAGATTTTTTGAAGTTTTGGATGCGAGTGTGCCTAAAAAGGGAAATAGCACGGCTTTTGACTTTGATGCTTGTAATGAACCAAGTCTAAAAGCACTATATAAAGAGTTTTACGCATATGATTATGCCATAAGAAAGATGCTACCACATATCTATAAAAAATTTGATTTGAGCTTTAATGTCTGA
- a CDS encoding alanine racemase, with protein MSEILLSKSAYTHNLTQIANKIGSKDRIIAVLKDNAYGHGALLMGKIASEFGIKIACVKSEFEAKELSELFDHIIVLSHLPNGNESGEFIYAINELRALELIKPKTQIHLAIDTLMHRNGINIDEIEEAINIIKKRNLILKGAFTHFRASDEHGGDYFVQKDNFNTAKTKIKKLFKGELIFHSHNSAAIERSADIGDEYVRAGMAQFGYFGFNDSLGLKRVLSLYADRISSRVLHTGQSVGYGGTFTATSDMNIATYDLGYGDGLLRYNGKGELYLANGKPILGKMSMDSFSSIDMGERICVFDNADIWAEFFGTINYDILVKLSPTITRRVVE; from the coding sequence ATGTCTGAGATTTTACTCTCAAAGAGTGCTTATACTCACAATCTAACTCAAATAGCTAACAAAATTGGCTCCAAAGATAGAATCATCGCTGTATTAAAAGACAATGCTTATGGGCATGGGGCGCTTTTGATGGGTAAGATCGCTAGTGAATTTGGGATTAAAATAGCTTGCGTGAAGAGTGAGTTTGAAGCAAAAGAGCTATCAGAATTATTTGATCATATAATTGTGCTTTCTCATCTACCAAATGGCAATGAGAGCGGTGAGTTTATCTATGCTATTAATGAGCTTAGAGCCTTAGAACTCATCAAACCCAAAACCCAAATTCACCTTGCTATCGATACTTTGATGCATAGAAATGGCATTAATATAGATGAAATTGAAGAAGCGATTAATATCATTAAAAAGCGAAATTTAATCTTAAAAGGTGCCTTTACTCATTTTAGAGCTAGTGATGAGCATGGTGGGGATTACTTTGTACAAAAAGATAATTTCAATACCGCCAAAACCAAAATCAAAAAGCTTTTTAAAGGTGAGTTGATATTTCACTCTCACAACTCAGCCGCAATTGAGAGAAGTGCAGATATAGGCGATGAGTATGTCCGTGCTGGAATGGCGCAATTTGGGTATTTTGGATTTAATGATAGCTTAGGGCTAAAAAGGGTGCTTAGTCTCTATGCTGATCGCATAAGCTCTAGAGTCCTTCACACCGGTCAAAGCGTGGGCTATGGCGGGACATTTACGGCTACAAGTGATATGAATATCGCTACATACGATCTTGGCTATGGCGATGGGTTGCTTCGTTATAACGGCAAAGGCGAGTTATATTTAGCTAATGGCAAACCTATCTTAGGCAAGATGTCTATGGATAGCTTTAGCTCTATAGATATGGGTGAGAGAATCTGCGTATTTGATAATGCTGATATTTGGGCGGAATTTTTTGGGACTATTAATTATGATATTTTAGTCAAACTTAGCCCTACGATTACTAGAAGAGTGGTGGAGTGA
- the gltX gene encoding glutamate--tRNA ligase, translated as MITTRFAPSPTGFLHIGGLRTALYNYLFARKNGGKFLLRIEDTDLKRNSQEAVIAIREAFNWCGLDYDGDVEYQSKRFDIYKKYINQLLESGKAYKCYTTQEELAQMRAEAEAKKLRPKYDGRYRDFTGTPPQGIEPVIRIKAPLEGVIEFKDGVKGNVKFNCSDILDDFIIARSDGSPTYNFCVVIDDALMGVTHIIRGDDHLSNTPKQIILYEALGFKIPEFFHVAMINGSDGSKLSKRHGATDVMEYKDMGYLPEAILNFLVRLGWSHGDDEIFNLHQMIELFDPYNLSKSASTYNQSKLEWLNSHYIKSLPFERLADDMLYFGLDFRAIDKGHMLLDLLRERSKTLLELKNSALAIINRPTTYDPNAIKKFINDSNKILLDEFAKSLEFKEMDAKAIEEMTNEFLAKKDKKLKDLAQPIRIAITGSAVSPSIFEVIEIIGIDELKSRIQNFLKSL; from the coding sequence ATGATAACTACAAGATTTGCCCCATCTCCAACTGGATTTTTACACATTGGCGGACTTAGAACCGCACTATATAACTACCTTTTTGCGCGTAAAAATGGTGGCAAGTTCCTTCTTCGCATAGAAGATACAGACTTAAAGCGAAACTCACAAGAAGCAGTAATCGCAATTAGAGAAGCATTTAATTGGTGCGGACTAGACTATGATGGCGATGTAGAGTATCAATCCAAGAGATTTGATATCTACAAAAAATATATTAATCAACTATTAGAAAGCGGCAAAGCTTATAAATGCTACACTACCCAAGAGGAGCTAGCACAGATGAGAGCCGAGGCTGAAGCTAAGAAGTTAAGGCCAAAATATGATGGTAGATATAGAGATTTTACAGGCACACCACCACAAGGCATTGAGCCTGTAATCCGCATAAAAGCCCCACTTGAAGGGGTGATTGAGTTTAAAGATGGCGTAAAGGGTAATGTCAAATTCAACTGTAGCGATATCTTAGATGATTTTATCATCGCTAGAAGTGATGGGTCGCCTACATATAATTTTTGTGTTGTGATAGATGATGCATTGATGGGGGTCACGCATATTATTAGAGGTGATGATCACCTAAGCAACACACCAAAGCAAATTATCTTATATGAGGCTCTTGGATTTAAAATTCCAGAGTTTTTTCATGTGGCGATGATAAATGGTAGCGATGGGTCTAAACTTAGCAAAAGACACGGCGCAACCGATGTGATGGAGTATAAAGATATGGGCTATCTGCCTGAGGCGATTTTAAATTTCTTGGTGCGTTTAGGTTGGAGCCATGGCGATGATGAGATATTTAATTTACACCAAATGATAGAGCTATTTGATCCATATAATCTTAGCAAATCAGCCTCTACTTATAATCAATCTAAATTAGAGTGGCTAAACTCACACTATATAAAATCATTACCATTCGAAAGACTCGCTGATGATATGCTATATTTTGGATTGGATTTTAGAGCTATTGATAAAGGCCATATGCTCCTAGATCTATTAAGAGAGCGATCCAAAACTCTCTTAGAGCTTAAAAATTCAGCCCTAGCCATCATAAATAGACCTACAACCTATGATCCAAATGCTATTAAAAAATTTATAAATGATAGTAACAAAATTTTGCTTGATGAATTTGCCAAATCTCTTGAATTTAAGGAGATGGATGCCAAAGCCATAGAAGAGATGACAAACGAATTTTTAGCCAAAAAAGATAAAAAATTAAAAGACCTAGCCCAACCAATCAGAATCGCAATCACAGGAAGCGCAGTCAGCCCAAGCATCTTTGAAGTGATTGAGATAATCGGCATTGATGAGCTAAAATCAAGAATTCAAAACTTCCTAAAATCTTTATAA
- a CDS encoding malic enzyme-like NAD(P)-binding protein, whose protein sequence is MSLKQKALDYHEGGKIEINVKKPCVSAEDLSLAYSPGVAEPCIEIESNNELAYKYTNKGNLVAVITDSTAVLGLGDIGAIAGKPVMEGKSVLFKKFANVDAFDIELDEKDPDKIVEICKALAPTFGGINLEDIAAPKCFYIEKKLQESVNIPVMHDDQHGTAIITTAGLLNALEINGKDISTIKVVVSGSGAAGIACAKMYQSVGVKNIIMCDSKGVIHSKRDDLTEQKMEFAIDTDDRTLGDALRGADMFLGLSKAKLLTPDMVKSMANNPIIFALANPEPEIRPEIAHEIRDDIIIGTGRSDYPNQVNNVLGFPFIFRGALDVRATKITENMKIAAAIALAKLAKESVPSEVCKAYNVSQIKFGKDYIIPKPFDPRVLFTIAPAVAKAAVEDGVALIKEFDESAYVQRLKNLF, encoded by the coding sequence ATGAGTTTAAAGCAAAAAGCTCTTGATTACCACGAAGGTGGAAAGATAGAGATAAATGTCAAAAAACCTTGCGTTAGCGCTGAAGACCTTAGCCTAGCATACTCTCCTGGCGTGGCTGAACCTTGTATAGAGATAGAGTCAAACAACGAATTAGCCTACAAATACACAAACAAAGGCAATCTAGTAGCCGTAATCACAGATAGCACGGCGGTTTTAGGCCTTGGTGATATCGGCGCTATCGCTGGAAAACCTGTTATGGAGGGCAAATCTGTTTTATTTAAAAAATTTGCCAATGTAGATGCCTTTGATATCGAACTTGATGAGAAAGACCCAGATAAGATAGTTGAAATTTGTAAAGCTCTAGCCCCAACTTTTGGTGGTATAAACTTAGAAGATATCGCCGCACCAAAATGCTTTTACATAGAGAAAAAACTTCAAGAAAGCGTAAATATCCCTGTAATGCACGATGATCAGCACGGCACAGCCATCATCACAACGGCGGGATTATTAAACGCTTTAGAGATAAATGGCAAGGATATTAGCACGATCAAAGTCGTAGTAAGCGGTAGCGGAGCAGCCGGAATAGCATGTGCGAAAATGTATCAAAGCGTTGGTGTTAAAAATATAATTATGTGCGATAGCAAGGGCGTTATCCACTCAAAAAGAGATGATTTGACCGAGCAAAAAATGGAATTTGCCATAGATACAGATGATAGAACTTTGGGCGATGCTTTAAGGGGTGCTGATATGTTTTTAGGCCTTTCTAAAGCCAAACTTCTAACGCCTGATATGGTAAAAAGCATGGCAAATAATCCTATAATCTTCGCTCTAGCCAATCCAGAGCCAGAGATCAGACCAGAGATCGCTCATGAGATTAGAGATGATATCATCATCGGTACAGGCAGAAGCGACTATCCAAATCAGGTAAATAATGTCTTAGGATTTCCATTTATATTTCGTGGTGCGCTCGATGTAAGAGCGACAAAGATCACCGAAAATATGAAAATAGCCGCCGCTATTGCCCTAGCCAAACTAGCCAAAGAGAGTGTCCCTAGTGAAGTTTGTAAAGCTTATAATGTAAGTCAAATTAAATTTGGCAAAGATTATATAATCCCAAAACCATTTGACCCTAGAGTTTTATTCACAATTGCTCCAGCTGTGGCAAAAGCCGCTGTAGAAGATGGAGTGGCACTGATAAAAGAATTTGATGAGAGTGCTTATGTACAAAGGCTGAAAAATTTATTTTAA